One genomic segment of Candidatus Methylacidiphilales bacterium includes these proteins:
- a CDS encoding prepilin-type N-terminal cleavage/methylation domain-containing protein — translation MKSNTQRSTRAFTLIEMLVVIVIIGILAALLVPAVNRALDAAQVAKAKSDLSQLVTAVKSYEIEYGVLPTTSVSSSDGPEATEGWFQDNNDELMRVLSGEAYNNLNQRRIVFMEFRAAKGSSGSFKDGLGSDNKFYDPWGTPYAVKLDTSYNNMLEYYDSAQNSNLSRTVIAISFGKNKVQQDPTKGTDKGLKVDDLVSFK, via the coding sequence ATGAAATCAAATACGCAACGATCCACCCGCGCCTTCACCCTCATCGAGATGCTGGTGGTCATCGTGATCATCGGCATCCTGGCCGCGCTGCTCGTGCCGGCGGTCAACCGGGCCCTGGATGCCGCCCAGGTGGCCAAGGCCAAGAGCGATCTGTCCCAGTTGGTTACCGCGGTGAAGTCTTACGAAATCGAATACGGCGTGCTGCCGACGACTTCAGTGTCCAGCAGTGACGGTCCGGAAGCGACCGAAGGCTGGTTCCAGGACAACAACGACGAACTGATGAGGGTTCTCAGCGGGGAGGCTTACAACAACCTCAACCAGCGCAGGATCGTCTTCATGGAATTTCGCGCGGCCAAAGGATCGTCCGGCTCATTCAAGGACGGCCTCGGCTCGGACAATAAATTCTACGATCCCTGGGGGACGCCCTATGCGGTCAAGCTCGACACCAGTTATAACAATATGTTAGAGTATTACGATTCGGCCCAGAACAGCAACCTGAGCCGGACGGTCATCGCCATCAGCTTCGGGAAAAACAAAGTCCAGCAAGATCCCACCAAGGGCACTGACAAGGGCCTGAAAGTGGACGACCTGGTCAGTTTCAAATAA
- a CDS encoding LacI family DNA-binding transcriptional regulator, which translates to MAVNMADIARVAGVGKATVSLALRNDTRLREETRLHIQGVAERLGYTPNAVVANLMAQLRASKNPKYQSTLGLLNASNHPDALRTNFTFRTWTEGLAAHSAELGYGLDEFWLRDPAVDPARLRQILRARNIRGVVIAGVLEHREIPARFDLLWRDLACVVVGVRPERPALHFACNDQYSTALHAAEELQRLGYRRPGLVIDPAIEENIDHRFTAGFYSGPPRFEERLPGWDFHTEQKTGFFQWLKRHHPDVVVTTHPEIRSWLKEHGLACPKDIGLIHLDLTREVEGWSGMKQSNHLVGAFAVDLLIGQLHRNEKGIPECPRCMMVESLWVPGSTVRRSAEEKVPGRKKKKTA; encoded by the coding sequence ATGGCGGTCAACATGGCGGATATCGCCCGGGTCGCCGGGGTGGGTAAAGCGACGGTTTCCCTGGCCCTGCGCAATGACACCCGGCTGCGCGAGGAAACCCGCCTGCACATCCAAGGGGTGGCGGAGCGCCTTGGCTACACGCCCAATGCGGTGGTGGCCAACCTGATGGCCCAGCTCCGCGCGAGCAAGAATCCCAAATACCAGTCGACCCTGGGTCTCTTGAACGCTTCAAATCATCCCGATGCCCTCCGCACGAACTTCACTTTCCGTACTTGGACCGAGGGATTGGCCGCCCACAGCGCCGAATTGGGCTATGGATTGGATGAATTCTGGCTGCGCGACCCCGCGGTGGATCCGGCCCGCCTGCGCCAGATCCTCCGCGCACGCAATATCCGGGGGGTCGTCATAGCCGGGGTGCTCGAGCACCGGGAAATCCCCGCCCGCTTCGATCTCCTCTGGCGTGACCTTGCCTGTGTGGTCGTCGGGGTCCGCCCGGAACGGCCCGCCCTGCACTTCGCCTGCAACGACCAGTATTCCACCGCCTTGCACGCGGCAGAAGAATTACAACGTCTGGGTTACCGCCGCCCCGGCCTGGTCATCGACCCGGCCATCGAAGAAAACATCGATCACCGCTTCACCGCGGGTTTCTACTCCGGGCCGCCGCGATTCGAAGAACGCCTGCCCGGCTGGGACTTCCACACGGAGCAAAAAACCGGTTTTTTCCAATGGCTCAAGCGACACCACCCGGACGTCGTGGTCACCACCCATCCGGAGATCCGCTCCTGGCTGAAAGAACACGGGCTGGCCTGTCCGAAGGACATCGGATTGATCCATTTGGACCTCACCCGCGAGGTCGAGGGCTGGAGCGGGATGAAACAAAGCAATCACTTGGTCGGGGCCTTTGCCGTGGACCTGTTGATCGGACAGCTGCACCGGAATGAAAAAGGCATTCCGGAATGTCCGAGGTGTATGATGGTGGAGAGCCTCTGGGTTCCGGGGAGCACCGTGCGACGTTCCGCCGAGGAGAAAGTGCCGGGGCGGAAAAAGAAAAAAACCGCTTGA